TTCTATGTAATTAGATACTAAAAGAATGCTGAAATACATGGGCCCGGGGGGATTTGAACCCCCGACCTCCCGGTTATCAGCCGGGCGCTCTGCCAGACTGAGCTACGGGCCCAGCTCTATATCTCTTAGAGCTCTAGTAATAAATCTTTTTGTTTATGCTCAGTTCTACAATGGTTCATCATTTATCAGGCCGCCCATCGTTCAGCATAGCTATATCATATTGAGCTTTAAGACTTTATATTTTATTATTAAAATTTACGCAGTACCATTTTGTATAGATACAGGTTAGTTCTAGAATGGTATCTATAGTTAAGGTATATGAATTTGAGATTAAGGAGAACTTATACTATTGGCGTGAAGGTCATACATGGGCTAAAATTGAATGACCTGATAGAGCTAGCCTAGATGATGTGGATGCTAAGGTAGCGGATCAAATAGTATTCATTAAGGCTAAGGCCAAAGAGATCCAAAGTTGAACAAGGTGATGTACTAGGTGTGTTAGAATCTTCTAAATGGGTTGGAGCCATAGAATTTCCAATTAATGGTAAGAAGGTTAATGGACGATTAAGAAGTTTGCCTAGATAAAGCATCTATCCCTAGCTCTAGGATTCTGAAACTTGAAACGTTTTCAGACATAAATTTCACCAAGGATTAGCTTCTATGTATTCTGTTATTAAGTACATTGTTAATATTGAATAGATATAAGCTATAAGTTACTTCCTATGAACACAATATTATTTCTTCTCCTTTTTAACCCATCTCAATAATGAATGATGTTTCATTATTCTCTCTGTATCTAGACCAGCTCTAGATGTTGTTAAATCTTTAGTTTTTTCTAGATTCTGTTCCATATCTTCAAATTGTATTACCTCTTTAACTACTTTCTCTATAAACCCATCTCTCACAGGTTCATATACATGTTTATAGAACTTCTGTGGATCAATAAGAATAGTTTTAGGATATCTACTTACATATTTAATTGCCGCCTCCCACGCTAATTCAAATGGTATTATATTCTCAATTTTTCTAACAACATTTTTATCAAAATCCTCTTCTGTTTGTTCCTTTCCTCCAATCATAAATAATCCCCTCTCAGATACTTCAACACCATCCCTTACTGGAAGCTCTTTATACTTTTCATCTAAAGCTTTCTTAATAGACTCTTTTGCTATAGACTCATTAAGCTGATTTAGCAGTGATACTATATCTCCTTCCTCATCAATCTCCAAATGCCTTCTCTTAGAACTTGCATAAAATCTTCCATAATGCTTTAGATATGCATAGAATATTGCTCTATTAAGACCAAAGCTCTTTGCCTTCACGATATCACCTGTAAGCAAATAGTATCTAACTGCTTGTAGAAGCGCCATAACCTGAAATCTAGGTATATCGCTTTCAAAATCTCTTAAAATGGTTCCTCTAATTCCTATATACGTTCTATCAAGTTTCTTCTCCTTTATTAGTTCAATAGCTTTCTTCACAAGATTTTCTGCTTCACCCTCTTCATATCTTTTCCATGCATCAGAAGTTCTAAAGCTATCTATCTGTATCCAAGATAGATCGAAGTTATCTATATCCCTAGGATCTATAACTATAGCTACAACATCATGCCTTCTATGGAGAGACAGTGGCACAGTAAAGACTCTCTTCATATCAATTAGGTTCTCAACCTTTAAAATACCTCCAGACTCTCTATGAAGTCTCTCAAGATCTTCTCTCACCTTCCTAACAACATATTCTACAACTGCATATGCTATATCAATAGGGCTATAATCACTAAATATCTCTCTAGGAAATGCCTTTTCATGTATTCTAACATGAATACCCTCTCCACTCCAAACAAAATATACTGATTTCATTATTCCCTCATCCTCTAAAACTCTATATATAGTTTTAGCAGCTTCAATAGCATATTTCCATGTATCTAGAGAAGCATCTATATCCCAAAAAGGTGTTACACCAACTACATTTTGAACACTATCTAATTTCTCAATGCTACTTAAATCATTATATATGTTTATAGATGCATAAAATGTTCTCACATTTAGATTTCTATACTTATATACATAGAGATAAACATCATCCTTAGAAGCTATTGAAAGAGGTTTCCCAGCTGAGTACCTAATAAATATTCTATCGTTTACAATACTTCCTTCAATAGCTACCCATCTACCTATACAAAACTCCCATATAGCCTCCTGAACTTCTCTACGACTATAATGCTTATATACTACACTCATAAACTATCTATAGATATTATAATAGTAGAAAGCTTTATAACGTTACACATATATAGCATAAAGACAATATATAATAATAAGATGATGAAAAGAATCCGGGATTGATAAATGATATGCCTAGACCATTCTGACCTATTGAATTCATTATATAGGATATTTCATTCCTCTAGAGATAGTGAAATATTTGGATGGAAACTCCATTCAACGAGAAGTATATCAAAATCTCTAACAATATAAGACTTAACTTTATCATAATCAA
Above is a genomic segment from Ignisphaera aggregans DSM 17230 containing:
- a CDS encoding conserved hypothetical protein (KEGG: sto:ST1739 hypothetical protein~SPTR: Q96ZU6 Putative uncharacterized protein ST1739), which gives rise to MSVVYKHYSRREVQEAIWEFCIGRWVAIEGSIVNDRIFIRYSAGKPLSIASKDDVYLYVYKYRNLNVRTFYASINIYNDLSSIEKLDSVQNVVGVTPFWDIDASLDTWKYAIEAAKTIYRVLEDEGIMKSVYFVWSGEGIHVRIHEKAFPREIFSDYSPIDIAYAVVEYVVRKVREDLERLHRESGGILKVENLIDMKRVFTVPLSLHRRHDVVAIVIDPRDIDNFDLSWIQIDSFRTSDAWKRYEEGEAENLVKKAIELIKEKKLDRTYIGIRGTILRDFESDIPRFQVMALLQAVRYYLLTGDIVKAKSFGLNRAIFYAYLKHYGRFYASSKRRHLEIDEEGDIVSLLNQLNESIAKESIKKALDEKYKELPVRDGVEVSERGLFMIGGKEQTEEDFDKNVVRKIENIIPFELAWEAAIKYVSRYPKTILIDPQKFYKHVYEPVRDGFIEKVVKEVIQFEDMEQNLEKTKDLTTSRAGLDTERIMKHHSLLRWVKKEKK